Proteins encoded by one window of Gehongia tenuis:
- a CDS encoding NAD(P)-dependent oxidoreductase, protein MKIAVVCAAGREGSLLVKEALQRGHEVTAIVRDGSRIPKATHALVKDLFDLTYDDLKGNDVVIDAFGAWTEDVLPQHSTSLKHLCDILSGTDIRLLVVGGAGSLYVNPQHTASVADGPEFPDIFKPLAAAMAKALGELRAREDVRWTYLSPAADFQADGPRTGRYILGSEELTVNSRGENSISYADYAVAMIDEAENGQYIGKRFSVVGE, encoded by the coding sequence ATGAAAATTGCAGTTGTATGTGCGGCGGGCAGGGAAGGGTCTCTATTGGTGAAGGAAGCTCTTCAAAGGGGTCATGAGGTCACGGCCATTGTCCGGGATGGGAGCAGGATACCCAAAGCAACCCATGCTCTCGTGAAGGATTTGTTCGATCTCACCTATGACGACCTCAAGGGAAACGATGTGGTTATTGATGCCTTTGGTGCCTGGACGGAGGATGTTCTGCCCCAGCACAGCACTTCGCTGAAGCATCTATGCGACATCCTTTCCGGAACGGATATCCGGCTTCTGGTGGTTGGCGGGGCCGGCAGCCTCTATGTGAATCCCCAGCATACCGCCTCTGTGGCCGATGGCCCGGAATTTCCCGATATCTTTAAACCTCTGGCGGCTGCCATGGCCAAAGCTTTGGGTGAGCTTCGGGCAAGAGAGGATGTCCGGTGGACCTATCTCAGCCCGGCTGCCGACTTTCAGGCGGACGGTCCCCGCACGGGCCGGTACATTTTGGGGAGCGAAGAGCTGACAGTAAATAGCAGAGGAGAGAATAGCATCAGTTATGCCGACTACGCCGTTGCCATGATCGATGAGGCGGAAAATGGACAATATATCGGGAAACGCTTCAGCGTGGTGGGTGAATAA
- a CDS encoding DUF7507 domain-containing protein, whose translation MKRILGWIVAIAICFTAWSGLGLVAEPVQAAGVSVSAYADPEGIPEPDTVVVYATISNNTGDTITNVTISGNGANASIASISAGGSADTNFAAGFEPGERQTYTVRYTMADGSQGTETFSVQVKDTFQAAPGVTLNVSGLSSDQSYSKGQKLQVTYKVTNTGNITLNNVTVSDPAAGGNVGSVDALGIGRSKSFTATITVNGDFTSKPQVTYSYDGSGGSKTYSLDSTTYKVKSTEFTVNLSADDSDVDSGTTVTFTCSIKNTGGSTISGITVTDDKGTVWDRGRTLAPGESASIVHKELLEESRSVSVTVKGSANGDSVSKNSNTVNVTVNGTSPTPSNVNIQVSAKASVENLEQPEKVSVQVTVTNLGSDAISNVEIYETGSNRLVETITNLQPGDKTIYDTVDITETTTLSYEARVKDATGGVKVFAGMPIVVSLGALVTPTPLLVTSTPGVEKAVGGIDTLLIILGVVVVLIIATAVALVVLYVKDRKEKKLAAGAATGRRMTAETRPDEDEDYYDDEDDDYEDDGEEQQDTMPLPDLSGADMNEPSVDDEPVVRPTPPEPKQVFYADDDVIDIEPPKPEEPPIEDGDDDDNPLA comes from the coding sequence ATGAAACGGATCCTTGGATGGATCGTTGCGATTGCGATCTGCTTTACGGCCTGGAGTGGTCTCGGCCTCGTGGCCGAACCGGTGCAGGCGGCTGGTGTGAGCGTTTCGGCCTATGCCGATCCGGAGGGTATTCCTGAACCGGATACGGTGGTGGTTTACGCTACGATCAGCAATAATACCGGCGACACCATCACCAATGTGACCATCAGCGGCAACGGCGCCAATGCCAGCATTGCCTCCATTTCTGCCGGCGGCAGCGCGGATACGAACTTTGCCGCGGGCTTTGAACCCGGCGAGCGTCAGACCTATACCGTAAGGTACACCATGGCCGATGGTTCACAGGGCACGGAGACCTTCTCCGTTCAGGTGAAGGATACCTTCCAGGCAGCGCCTGGGGTGACCCTCAATGTGTCCGGCCTCAGCAGCGACCAGAGCTACTCGAAGGGTCAAAAGCTCCAGGTCACCTATAAGGTCACCAATACGGGCAACATTACGCTGAATAATGTGACTGTTTCCGATCCTGCGGCGGGCGGCAATGTGGGCAGTGTGGACGCACTGGGTATTGGACGAAGCAAATCCTTCACGGCAACCATTACCGTGAACGGAGACTTCACCTCCAAACCCCAGGTGACCTATTCCTACGATGGCTCCGGCGGCAGTAAGACCTATTCCCTTGATTCCACAACCTACAAGGTGAAGAGCACCGAGTTCACGGTCAATCTCTCCGCCGACGATTCCGATGTGGATTCAGGAACCACGGTCACTTTTACCTGCAGCATCAAGAATACCGGCGGCAGCACGATCAGCGGCATCACCGTGACCGATGATAAAGGTACCGTGTGGGACCGGGGCCGTACGCTTGCGCCCGGTGAAAGTGCATCCATCGTCCATAAGGAGCTTCTTGAGGAATCGCGCTCGGTGAGTGTAACTGTGAAGGGAAGCGCCAATGGAGATTCGGTTTCCAAGAACAGCAACACCGTTAATGTGACGGTGAACGGCACTTCGCCCACTCCTTCCAATGTAAATATTCAGGTTTCGGCGAAGGCCTCGGTGGAGAATTTGGAGCAGCCGGAAAAGGTGAGCGTCCAAGTTACGGTGACCAATCTTGGCAGCGATGCCATCAGCAACGTGGAAATTTATGAAACGGGCTCTAATCGGCTGGTGGAAACCATCACCAACCTGCAGCCCGGTGATAAGACGATCTACGATACCGTGGATATCACGGAGACCACCACCTTGAGCTATGAGGCCAGGGTGAAGGACGCTACCGGCGGGGTGAAGGTTTTTGCCGGTATGCCCATCGTGGTTTCCCTGGGCGCTTTGGTTACGCCCACGCCCCTTCTTGTTACGTCGACGCCCGGAGTGGAGAAAGCCGTGGGCGGTATCGACACCCTGCTCATCATCCTGGGTGTGGTGGTGGTGCTCATCATCGCAACCGCCGTGGCACTGGTGGTGCTCTATGTGAAGGACCGCAAGGAGAAGAAGCTGGCAGCAGGCGCCGCTACCGGCCGGCGGATGACCGCTGAGACCCGTCCGGATGAGGACGAGGATTATTACGATGATGAAGACGATGACTATGAGGACGACGGGGAGGAGCAGCAGGATACCATGCCGCTGCCCGATCTTAGCGGTGCGGATATGAATGAACCGTCCGTGGACGATGAACCCGTGGTGCGGCCCACTCCGCCCGAACCCAAGCAGGTCTTCTATGCTGACGACGATGTGATTGACATCGAGCCGCCAAAACCCGAGGAGCCCCCCATTGAAGACGGCGATGACGACGATAACCCGCTGGCCTAA
- a CDS encoding NAD(P)-dependent malic enzyme, translating to MDIAKESLKLHYDAKGKIELSPRVPADSREALSLAYTPGVATPCLEIQKDPDKSFELTRRWNLVAVVTDGSAVLGLGDIGPEAGMPVMEGKCVLFKAFADVDAFPLCIKSKDVDEIVRTVQLISGSFGGVNLEDIAAPRCFEIEQKLKEVCDIPIFHDDQHGTAVVVGAAMLNALRLVHKDIKSIRVAVSGAGAAGTAITKLLLALGVKDVVMSDIGGIIYRGRPDMGSAREEMAQRTNPRNIKGTLADAMVGADVFIGVSAPNIVTQQMVESMNRDAIVLAMANPTPEIMPELALAGGAKIVGTGRSDFPNQINNVLAFPGIFRGALDVRASDINEAMKMAAAKAIAGVLTDDELAPHNIMPEAFDPRVAPAVAKAVAEAARESGVARI from the coding sequence ATGGATATTGCCAAGGAAAGCCTGAAACTGCACTACGATGCCAAAGGCAAGATTGAGCTCAGCCCCAGGGTGCCTGCCGACAGCCGGGAAGCGCTGTCCTTAGCCTATACGCCGGGCGTCGCCACCCCCTGCCTTGAGATCCAAAAGGATCCCGACAAAAGCTTTGAACTGACCCGGCGCTGGAATCTGGTGGCGGTGGTCACCGACGGTTCGGCCGTTCTGGGTCTTGGCGATATCGGCCCGGAGGCGGGCATGCCGGTGATGGAGGGTAAGTGCGTGCTCTTCAAGGCCTTTGCGGACGTGGATGCCTTTCCGCTGTGCATTAAAAGCAAGGATGTGGACGAGATCGTGCGTACCGTTCAGCTCATATCGGGCAGCTTTGGGGGCGTGAATCTCGAGGACATCGCCGCACCCCGCTGCTTTGAGATCGAACAAAAATTGAAGGAAGTCTGCGATATTCCCATTTTCCACGATGACCAGCACGGCACCGCTGTGGTGGTGGGCGCGGCGATGCTCAACGCCCTTCGGCTGGTTCATAAGGATATAAAGAGTATACGCGTGGCTGTCAGCGGCGCAGGAGCCGCGGGAACGGCCATCACCAAGCTTCTACTGGCTCTCGGTGTGAAGGACGTGGTGATGAGCGATATCGGAGGTATCATCTACCGGGGCCGTCCGGACATGGGTTCCGCCCGGGAGGAGATGGCCCAAAGGACCAATCCCCGGAACATTAAGGGCACACTGGCTGACGCTATGGTGGGAGCAGACGTCTTTATCGGCGTATCCGCGCCGAACATCGTCACCCAGCAGATGGTGGAGAGCATGAATAGGGATGCCATCGTGCTGGCCATGGCCAATCCCACGCCGGAGATCATGCCGGAGTTGGCTCTGGCCGGCGGCGCAAAGATCGTGGGCACGGGCCGCAGCGATTTTCCCAATCAGATCAACAATGTTCTGGCCTTTCCCGGTATTTTCCGGGGCGCGCTCGATGTTCGGGCTTCGGATATCAATGAGGCGATGAAGATGGCGGCGGCCAAAGCCATCGCCGGCGTGTTGACGGACGATGAGCTTGCTCCTCACAACATCATGCCCGAAGCGTTCGATCCCAGAGTTGCGCCGGCGGTTGCAAAGGCGGTTGCGGAGGCAGCACGGGAAAGCGGCGTAGCCCGTATTTAG
- a CDS encoding ASKHA domain-containing protein: protein MRKNFRFRVDSGRVEALAGEGHRPLIEAELAKAAKYIHPTAVYKRLTAESWRHGELPQELAECQSVAPYVLTVGEECTDQMEEAFEKGEYVRALIVDHIASLALSDAYEDLMDYLDEASQVLVPGDNCPLEQQRTILSLLGTEEIGVGLTEGLMLTPGKSLSGILGFGGTGGCRHSCKDCDRPCGYRRVPVELISGGRIETLTAQKGESLLNLLRRHGVRLAADCGGMGRCGKCRVKAWGLPPSLEDRKFFSAAELAEGWRLACTAKVNETAKVVVEPDREPEVLMEDGMDEADIDPPVCWKKTPGILNVALEVAREEEGMYLIRNGCAVERGTGASHYGLAVDVGTTTLAVYLVDLKSGKTMAKRGGSNPQRTYGADVMSRIQRANEGDLEPLSAAVRQEIVRLAEEVCFEADLKLNRIVHTVAAGNTAMTHLLLGLPCRSLGQAPYRPRLLNGVEMEGKAVGLPGRYVTVLPGVGGMVGSDIAAGMVACGMDEAQKPSMLVDLGTNGEIVLGDGTGFVACAAAAGPAFEGAGLSQGMAALPGAIVSVGWNGALTVDTVQREAAIGICGSGALDGLAALKRAGALDESGRLAGERFELAAGVFLTQKDVRQLQLAKGALRAGIEMLLERLRMRAEDVETLWLAGGFGSRLNAKSAAEIGLIPAALEQKVRFVGNGSAAGAKRCLLSRSAMARIGTIQQRTRSVELAGESRFQNVFMKHMALKRC from the coding sequence ATGCGAAAAAATTTTCGGTTTCGTGTGGATTCGGGCCGTGTGGAGGCCCTGGCGGGCGAAGGCCACCGACCGCTGATCGAAGCGGAACTGGCCAAGGCGGCAAAATATATCCATCCCACAGCTGTCTATAAACGGCTGACGGCGGAAAGCTGGAGACATGGTGAGCTGCCGCAGGAGCTTGCGGAATGCCAAAGCGTGGCGCCCTACGTGCTTACCGTGGGCGAGGAATGCACCGATCAAATGGAGGAGGCCTTTGAGAAAGGGGAATATGTGCGGGCGCTTATTGTGGACCATATCGCTTCCCTCGCTTTGTCCGATGCCTATGAGGACCTCATGGATTATTTGGACGAGGCTTCCCAAGTATTGGTGCCGGGGGACAACTGCCCGCTGGAGCAGCAAAGAACGATCCTCAGTCTGCTGGGCACTGAAGAGATAGGCGTGGGCCTGACCGAGGGATTGATGCTTACTCCGGGCAAGAGCCTCTCGGGTATCCTGGGTTTTGGCGGAACGGGCGGCTGCCGGCATTCCTGCAAGGACTGTGACCGGCCGTGCGGCTACCGCAGGGTTCCGGTGGAATTGATATCGGGGGGGCGTATTGAAACCCTCACGGCACAAAAGGGTGAAAGTCTCCTCAATCTTCTCCGGCGGCATGGCGTTCGTCTGGCGGCGGACTGCGGCGGTATGGGGAGGTGCGGCAAATGCCGGGTAAAGGCCTGGGGACTGCCGCCCTCTTTGGAGGATCGGAAGTTTTTTTCGGCCGCAGAGCTGGCAGAGGGCTGGCGACTTGCCTGCACGGCGAAGGTGAACGAAACGGCGAAGGTGGTGGTGGAGCCGGATCGGGAGCCTGAAGTGCTGATGGAGGACGGGATGGATGAAGCTGATATCGATCCGCCGGTGTGCTGGAAGAAGACGCCGGGTATTTTAAATGTGGCCTTGGAGGTGGCCCGCGAGGAAGAGGGGATGTATCTCATTCGAAACGGGTGCGCAGTGGAGCGAGGTACCGGGGCATCCCACTACGGCCTGGCCGTAGATGTGGGCACCACTACCCTTGCCGTGTATCTCGTGGACCTGAAATCGGGGAAAACAATGGCCAAACGGGGCGGCTCCAATCCCCAGCGGACATATGGCGCCGACGTGATGAGCCGCATACAGCGTGCCAATGAAGGAGACCTGGAACCATTGTCCGCCGCCGTGCGTCAAGAGATTGTCCGTTTGGCTGAAGAGGTATGCTTTGAAGCGGATTTGAAGCTGAACAGGATCGTTCACACGGTGGCGGCGGGGAACACGGCCATGACCCATTTGCTTTTGGGCCTGCCTTGCCGGTCTCTTGGCCAGGCACCCTACCGTCCCCGGCTGTTGAACGGCGTTGAAATGGAAGGAAAGGCCGTGGGCCTTCCTGGAAGATATGTGACCGTGTTGCCGGGTGTGGGCGGCATGGTGGGCTCGGACATTGCGGCGGGCATGGTGGCCTGCGGCATGGACGAAGCCCAAAAGCCGTCCATGCTGGTGGACCTTGGCACCAATGGCGAAATTGTATTGGGCGACGGAACGGGCTTTGTGGCTTGCGCGGCGGCGGCAGGTCCGGCCTTTGAGGGCGCGGGGCTGTCCCAGGGGATGGCCGCCCTTCCCGGCGCCATCGTATCGGTGGGCTGGAACGGGGCACTTACGGTTGACACGGTTCAGCGGGAGGCGGCCATTGGCATCTGCGGGTCGGGTGCGCTGGACGGACTGGCTGCGCTAAAAAGAGCGGGTGCGTTGGATGAATCGGGTCGCCTGGCGGGAGAGCGTTTCGAGCTTGCAGCCGGCGTTTTCCTCACACAGAAGGATGTGCGGCAGCTGCAGCTGGCCAAAGGGGCCCTTCGTGCGGGTATTGAGATGTTGTTGGAGCGGTTGAGAATGCGGGCGGAGGACGTGGAGACACTGTGGCTTGCCGGCGGCTTTGGCAGCAGACTGAATGCCAAAAGCGCCGCTGAAATCGGCCTTATTCCAGCGGCCCTGGAGCAAAAGGTGCGCTTTGTGGGCAACGGTTCGGCGGCGGGGGCCAAAAGGTGCCTTTTATCCCGGAGTGCGATGGCACGAATCGGCACCATCCAGCAAAGAACCCGTTCGGTGGAATTGGCGGGAGAAAGCCGATTCCAGAACGTTTTTATGAAACATATGGCGTTAAAACGCTGCTGA